A single Capricornis sumatraensis isolate serow.1 chromosome 20, serow.2, whole genome shotgun sequence DNA region contains:
- the ZNF835 gene encoding zinc finger protein 835 has protein sequence MEALLEGAAPQSSKLGETPKPEGGSKAGPEKAEACLKQEARKEDPTGDGVPEQGELAAGTPETRCRPPTPQADHRPRRRGAPRKRRTLKKAVASTEPEPEEVAERGGGGPSKPWKCGDCGKAFSYCSAFTLHQRTHTGEKPFACADCGRAFSQSAHLAQHRRVHTGERPYACAECGKAFSQGSYLAAHGRVHTGERPHRCADCGKAFARPTHLAQHRRVHTGERPFACGQCAKAFRSRSSLREHQRIHTGEKPFACARCDKAFRFSSALLRHQRTHTAQRPYTCGQCAKAFTQAAHLAQHRGVHTGEKPFACAECGARFSQSASLTEHRRIHTGEKPFACAQCGKAFTQVSHLSRHRRTHTGERPYACGACGRAFSNRSHLVQHHLAHTGARPYKCPECGAAFGHVSSLLEHQKVHTGEKPFRCGDCGRAFSHSSSLTLHRRTHTGERPYACPECGKAFSNRAYLVQHHIVHTGEKPYECGGCGKAFSFSSALIRHQKTHAAGKKAGAPLCPAAAAASTPELSAGGGPC, from the coding sequence ATGGAAGCACTCCTGGAGGGCGCCGCTCCCCAGAGCTCCAAGTTGGGAGAAACCCCCAAACCCGAGGGCGGGTCCAAGGCCGGGCCAGAGAAGGCAGAAGCCTGTTTGAAGCAGGAGGCCCGCAAGGAAGACCCCACTGGGGACGGGGTGCCCGAGCAGGGTGAGCTCGCCGCCGGAACCCCCGAGACCCGCTGCAGGCCCCCGACTCCCCAGGCCGACCACCGGCCCCGGAGGCGCGGCGCTCCAAGAAAGCGCAGGACCTTGAAGAAGGCAGTTGCCAGCACGGAGCCGGAGCCGGAGGAGGTGGCGGAGCGAGGGGGCGGTGGCCCCAGCAAGCCGTGGAAGTGTGGGGACTGCGGCAAGGCCTTCAGCTACTGCTCGGCCTTCACGCTGCACCAGAGGACGCACACCGGGGAGAAGCCTTTCGCCTGCGCGGACTGTGGCCGCGCCTTCAGCCAGAGCGCGCACCTGGCGCAGCACCGGCGCGTGCACACGGGCGAGCGGCCCTACGCCTGCGCCGAGTGCGGCAAGGCCTTCAGCCAGGGCTCCTATCTGGCGGCGCACGGGCGTGTGCACACGGGCGAGCGGCCCCACCGCTGCGCCGACTGCGGCAAGGCCTTCGCGCGCCCCACGCACCTGGCGCAGCACCGGCGCGTGCACACGGGCGAGCGGCCGTTCGCCTGCGGCCAGTGCGCCAAGGCCTTCCGCAGCCGCTCGTCGCTGCGGGAGCACCAGCGCATCcacacgggcgagaagccctTCGCCTGCGCGCGCTGCGACAAGGCCTTCCGCTTCTCCTCGGCGCTGCTCCGCCACCAGCGCACGCACACGGCCCAGCGGCCCTACACGTGCGGCCAGTGCGCCAAGGCCTTCACGCAGGCCGCGCACCTGGCGCAGCACCGCGGCGTGCACACGGGTGAGAAGCCCTTCGCCTGCGCCGAGTGCGGCGCGCGCTTCAGCCAGAGCGCCTCGCTCACCGAGCACCGGCGCATCcacacgggcgagaagccctTCGCCTGCGCGCAGTGCGGCAAGGCCTTCACGCAGGTGTCGCACCTGAGCCGCCACCGGCGCACGCACACCGGCGAGCGGCCCTACGCGTGCGGGGCCTGCGGCCGCGCCTTCAGCAACCGCTCGCACCTGGTGCAGCACCACCTGGCGCACACGGGCGCGCGGCCCTACAAGTGCCCGGAGTGCGGCGCCGCCTTCGGCCACGTGTCCTCCCTGCTCGAGCACCAGAAGGTGcacacgggcgagaagccctTCCGCTGCGGCGACTGCGGCCGCGCCTTCAGCCACAGCTCGTCGCTGACGCTGCACCGGCGGACGCACACGGGCGAGCGGCCCTACGCCTGCCCCGAGTGCGGCAAGGCCTTCAGCAACCGCGCCTACCTGGTCCAGCACCACATCGTGCACACCGGCGAGAAGCCCTACGAGTGCGGCGGCTGCGGCAAGGCCTTCAGCTTCTCCTCCGCGCTCATCCGGCACCAGAAGACGCACGCCGCGGGCAAGAAGGCGGGGGCACCGCTCTGCCCCGCGGCCGCCGCTGCCTCCACACCCGAGCTCTCGGCGGGAGGAGGACCCTGCTGA